ATGGCCACGCCGATGGCCGCATCCGCACGTCGGGTTGCCTCGATCGTTCCGATGGCATTGTTGTTGTTGGCGAAGTTATCCGTTCCTTCCTCTTCAACCACGACGAAGAAACCGTCGTCGCTCTTGCCAACAATCTCCAGGGTGGCCGCCAGCATCTCGGCGACCGTGGGAGCCGTGGACACATACAAAGGCAGGGGAGCGTCCGTGTTCAGGCCAAGGCTCTCCTCGCGGCGATCGTCAAAGGTGTGGTTGGCGGCGAAGATGCCGAGCAGCTTCGTCGCCGGCGTTGCCGTCCGGGCCGCCTCGAGCAGTTGGTCCTTGGTGTAAACCACCTGGTAACCGAGAGACTTGGCCAGTTCGATCAGGTTCTGGGTCGGGCGGTCTTCCGCATCCGAGAACCGGGCGTCGATCTCGGCGGTGACGTGGAAGCCGAGCGTCCCTTTCGGCAGCAAATAGACCTCTCCACCGGCCAGGATCACCTGGGTTCCCGAGCGGATCACCTGCTCAGCGATCTCGGCGGTCTTGTCCCGGGCACGAATGGTGTTGCCATCCCGGTTGGTGGTGGCGGCAGCAAACGCTGCCGTGCCGGGCTCGCCGATGTGGCCGGACTGGATCAGGGCCGTGGCCTTCCCCGATTCAATGGCCTCTTCGAGGATCGTGTAGCCCAGCTTCCCGGACGCCGAGCGAATGGGCGTGTTGTCCTCCTCAAGGCCGAAGGATTCATTGAAGACCTTTGTTCCTGTGGCATGGGTGACGGCGCCGGCATTGGAGGTGCCGGTCAGCTGGTTCTCCATATGGCCGAGATACACACCGGCCTTGGTCATCTTGTCCCAGTTCAGGCGACCATCCGGGCCCTGGTCGATGTTCCGCAGGGCCATGAAGCTCGAAGGCGTCGAGCCATCGGGATGGATAAAGATCACATTGCCCGTCGGCTGATTCGAGCGAGGAGCCGTCTTGATCTGATCCGGGAGGCGAGAGGCGATCTCTGTATCAAACAGAGTCTCGTACATCAATTCGTAGATCTTTGTGTTGTCCAGAGTGGCGGGCAACCGCTCGGCATTGAGGCCGTGGGCCTTGGAGACGATCGAGCCACTGAAATCCGGCAAGCCCGCCCAGGCAATGCTCAGCCTGAATCGGTCACCGTTTTGATCAGGAGCCGACAGGAACGGCAGGCTGTTGACGCCGGTGACGCCATCGGTCGGCAGATTGCGACCCGACGTGCCATCGATCGGATTGTTTGAGATGGAACCCACGGGCCGATCCGAGGCCAGCGGGTCTCGAACCTGCAGGCCGCCGGCATCGCTGTCTGCCGCTGTGATCACCAGCGTGTTGGGATGGCGCTCTACAAAATCGAGGGCGACACCGATGGCCGCATCCGCCCTCCGCAGGGCCTCAAGGGTGCCGGCCGCGTTGTTGTTGTTGCCGAAGTTATCCGTGCCTTCTTCTTCCACGATCGTGATCGACCCCTTGTCAAAGCTGGGGTGGGCCTCCATGAGGCGTTGGGCCGCCGTCAGCATCTCGGCGATCGCCGGCGCCGTGGGGGAATAGAAAGGCAGATCCGCGGCGGCGAGCTGCTCTTCGGCTCGGTCGTTGAACGTATGGATGGGAGCGAAGACGCCGAGAACCTTTTCCGGCAGAACGGCGCCGTTGATGAGGCTGTCGAGCTGATCCTTGGTATAGACGACGGTGTAGCCAAGGCTCTGGGCCAGCTCGATCAGGTTCTGGCTCGGCCGTACGCTGGAACTGGTACTCAGGGCGTCGTACTGAGCCGCCGTGCCATGGAATCCGGCCACACCGACCGGCAGCAGATTGAGCTCACCGCCACCGAAGATGAAGTTGACACCTGACTCGATAACCTGCTTGGCAATTTCAGCAGCTTGCGCTCTTGGAACGACGCGCGATCCATTGGGATTGACGATTTCTTCGGTCTTGGCGACGAAGGCGGCCGTTCCCGGCTCGAAGATGGCTCCGGACTGCACCAGCGCCGTCACCTTGCCGGCCTGAATGGCCGCCTCCACGATCGTGTTGTTGCTGCCGTCCAGCGAAGTGATGGGGAGGTTGCCTTGCTCAAAGCCGAAGGATTCGGCATAGACCTTGGCACCGGTCGCATGGGTGACCGCGCCGCCATTGGAGGTGCCACCCAGCTGGTCCTCCATGTGCCCGAGATAGACACCAGCGGCCTCCATCCTGTCCCAGTTAAGCCGGCCATCGGGACCATGGTCGATGAAGCGGGCAAATCCGAAGTGTGACGGACTAGCACCATCCGGATGGATGAAGATGACGTGATTTCCAGAGGTCGTCATGGCGAGCAAGGAGAAAGGAAAGTGATGCTGCGAACCCGTCCTTGGGAATAAGGAAGAGGCGGGAGTCTGCCGGACTTCTGTATTTTCAAATCGCCGGATCAGCCCTGGAGTGATGCTGCTGACACCGGCTCTGTAGCCTGGAATGCCCCTGAGGTGAAATGCTCTAAACCAGAGCGAAGTTGGCTTGGTTGTTGAGCGCGGAGGCGCTGATGTTCGTGAAGTGACCCACGGCCACCCCGGACACACGCAGCAGCGTGTCGGCGCCCACCTGGGAGAAGCCCAGGTCGGCGAAGGCCACCCCGCGCAGACCCACCAGGTCCTGGCCGACGGTGAAGTCCATGACGAACTGCTTGGCCGCGGGGCGGTCCCCCGGCTCGCTCACCAGCCAGAACTGGTCGGCACCGGCACCACCATTGAGGTGGTTGGTACCGGCCCCACCAAGGATGGTGAAGATGTCGTTGCCAGCGCCGCCGAGGGCCCGGTTGCCCGTGCTGCCGATGATGAATGCATCGTCGCCGGCCATGCCGCTGAGGCGGTTCTGCCCGCCGTCGATCGCCCAGATCTGGTCGCTGCCGCTGCCACCGGTGATCACATCACGGCTGCCGGCATACACCACGTCGGCACCGGATCCGGTGAAGATCGTGTTGTCGAAGCCGCCCGTGATCGCCACATCGACTTCGTCGTTGCCCGCACCGGTGAAGACGGTGTCGAGGCGGCCGTCGAAGCCGGGGACCGTCGACTGGCCCGGCAGGGTGGTGTCGTCCCCAGCGGTGCCGAGGCGGACTGGGTCGATGACCGCGTCGCTGCGAACCGCCAGGTTCTGCAGGCGGGTGTCGAGGGCCGCCGGGGTATCGGCTGAGGTGAACGGGTTGGCCGGAGAGTGGTTGGCCGCCAGATACTCGGCCAGGGTGTCCTGCTCGGAACCATTGGCCGCAAAGGTGGCCGTGCCGGTGGGGGGGGCGCCGGTCTCGGTGATGTTCACCCGGTTGGGGTTGGTCAGGCTGGAGAAGGGGTAACCGTCGCCGCCGCTGGCCAGGAAGTCCAGGGTCACCATGCGGATGGAGCGGCTGGGATCCCCCACCAGGGCACCACCACGGACAATGA
This genomic stretch from Cyanobium gracile PCC 6307 harbors:
- a CDS encoding alkaline phosphatase is translated as MTTSGNHVIFIHPDGASPSHFGFARFIDHGPDGRLNWDRMEAAGVYLGHMEDQLGGTSNGGAVTHATGAKVYAESFGFEQGNLPITSLDGSNNTIVEAAIQAGKVTALVQSGAIFEPGTAAFVAKTEEIVNPNGSRVVPRAQAAEIAKQVIESGVNFIFGGGELNLLPVGVAGFHGTAAQYDALSTSSSVRPSQNLIELAQSLGYTVVYTKDQLDSLINGAVLPEKVLGVFAPIHTFNDRAEEQLAAADLPFYSPTAPAIAEMLTAAQRLMEAHPSFDKGSITIVEEEGTDNFGNNNNAAGTLEALRRADAAIGVALDFVERHPNTLVITAADSDAGGLQVRDPLASDRPVGSISNNPIDGTSGRNLPTDGVTGVNSLPFLSAPDQNGDRFRLSIAWAGLPDFSGSIVSKAHGLNAERLPATLDNTKIYELMYETLFDTEIASRLPDQIKTAPRSNQPTGNVIFIHPDGSTPSSFMALRNIDQGPDGRLNWDKMTKAGVYLGHMENQLTGTSNAGAVTHATGTKVFNESFGLEEDNTPIRSASGKLGYTILEEAIESGKATALIQSGHIGEPGTAAFAAATTNRDGNTIRARDKTAEIAEQVIRSGTQVILAGGEVYLLPKGTLGFHVTAEIDARFSDAEDRPTQNLIELAKSLGYQVVYTKDQLLEAARTATPATKLLGIFAANHTFDDRREESLGLNTDAPLPLYVSTAPTVAEMLAATLEIVGKSDDGFFVVVEEEGTDNFANNNNAIGTIEATRRADAAIGVAMNYVDQKDPNTLVITAADSDAGGMQVFQFAPYTRPAGNFDASNPNLADTQPEVPFINVNRTTTNTSRVFLDGPEGSTATPGQPWTAFGSVNSVDGPMGNFGIAWAGTPDFPGSIVTKTYGMNADRLTSTVDNTGIYGLMYTTLFGIDPMVLAQRGEVLVGTEGNDSTLPGQSTVPGFDGRVSTVFTGAGNDEVDVAITGGFDNTIFTGSGADVVYAGSRDVITGGSGSDQIWAIDGGQNRLSGMAGDDAFIIGSTGNRALGGAGNDIFTILGGAGTNHLNGGDGADQFWLVSEPGDRPAAKQFVMDFTAGQDLVGLRGVAFVDLGFSQVGADTLLSVSGVAVGHFTNISASVLNNQSNFALV